The proteins below are encoded in one region of Aeromonas jandaei:
- a CDS encoding peptide MFS transporter, with translation MSASNQHPTIPPGSGALFFIQTFSTLGFAVLYSTLVLYATKRLGFSESQANAMMGVFGAFNYGLHLFGGYLGGRYLSNRNLFVMGMVLQVIGCYFIAEMGITGLYWGLAMFLTGSGLNVTCLNMMLTQRFAPDDHRRESAFLWNYAGMNLGFFIGFTVAGYFQLTEDYRTLFLFATLGNIIAIIATFACWPILADISTPLRHVKGSGFYRRMLAGIAILAMLVPALRLLLTHASFSGSFVLILGAVVLVLLCVMTARHPDAAERSRMVAYLILALGSLIFWSLYQLAPMGLMLFSEHNINLNVFGLRVAPQWIQNINTIVIVIGGPLMALLFKRLREQGWNIDIPSQFAASLFCMGLGMLVLPLGIHLAGADGLVAFKWIAISYVLQSFGELLISPIGYAMIGKLAPASLQGLMMGCWMMVTGVASVLAGYVSSAMPQNIGSSPVATNPGYSSVFNMLGWGSMAGGIVLLLLVPRLRLLIASKITPQPAATAIPV, from the coding sequence GTGAGCGCTTCGAATCAACACCCCACCATTCCCCCCGGCTCCGGGGCGCTGTTCTTTATCCAGACCTTCTCGACCCTGGGGTTTGCCGTGCTCTACTCCACGCTGGTGCTCTACGCCACCAAGCGGCTCGGCTTCAGTGAATCCCAGGCCAACGCCATGATGGGGGTCTTCGGGGCCTTCAACTATGGCCTGCACCTGTTTGGCGGCTATCTCGGCGGGCGCTACCTCAGCAACCGCAACCTGTTCGTGATGGGGATGGTGCTGCAGGTGATCGGCTGCTACTTCATCGCCGAGATGGGGATCACCGGCCTCTACTGGGGGCTCGCCATGTTCCTCACCGGCAGCGGCCTCAACGTCACCTGCCTCAACATGATGCTGACCCAGCGCTTCGCCCCGGATGATCACCGCCGCGAGAGCGCCTTCCTGTGGAACTACGCCGGGATGAATCTGGGCTTCTTTATCGGCTTCACGGTGGCGGGCTACTTCCAGCTCACCGAGGATTACCGCACCCTGTTCCTGTTTGCGACGCTGGGCAACATCATCGCCATCATCGCCACCTTCGCCTGCTGGCCCATTCTGGCGGATATCAGCACCCCGCTGCGCCATGTCAAAGGGAGCGGCTTCTACCGCCGCATGCTGGCCGGGATCGCCATTCTGGCCATGCTGGTGCCGGCGCTGCGCCTACTGCTGACCCACGCCAGCTTCAGCGGCAGCTTCGTGCTGATCCTGGGCGCCGTGGTGCTGGTGCTGCTCTGCGTGATGACCGCCCGCCACCCGGACGCCGCCGAGCGCAGCCGCATGGTGGCCTACCTGATCCTCGCCCTTGGCTCCCTCATCTTCTGGTCGCTCTACCAGCTGGCGCCCATGGGGCTGATGCTCTTCTCCGAACACAACATCAACCTCAACGTGTTCGGGCTGCGGGTCGCTCCCCAGTGGATCCAGAACATCAACACTATCGTCATCGTCATCGGTGGCCCGCTGATGGCGCTGCTGTTCAAGCGACTGCGCGAGCAGGGTTGGAATATCGACATCCCCTCCCAGTTTGCCGCCTCCCTGTTCTGCATGGGGCTCGGCATGCTGGTGCTGCCGCTCGGCATCCATCTGGCGGGGGCCGACGGGCTGGTCGCCTTCAAGTGGATCGCCATCAGCTATGTGCTGCAGAGCTTTGGCGAGCTGCTTATCTCCCCCATCGGTTACGCCATGATCGGCAAGCTGGCCCCCGCCAGCCTGCAAGGCTTGATGATGGGCTGCTGGATGATGGTGACCGGCGTTGCCTCGGTGCTGGCGGGCTATGTCTCCAGCGCCATGCCGCAGAATATCGGCAGCTCTCCGGTGGCCACCAACCCGGGCTACAGCTCGGTGTTCAACATGCTCGGCTGGGGCTCGATGGCGGGCGGGATCGTCCTGCTGTTGCTGGTGCCCCGTCTGCGCCTGCTGATCGCCTCGAAAATCACCCCGCAACCGGCGGCGACAGCTATCCCCGTCTGA
- a CDS encoding DUF5993 family protein — translation MYMFLPFLLALITGISILLNKRGASYLLWALLLVVTLLSFMHHVTDPLTLSF, via the coding sequence ATGTATATGTTTTTACCCTTCCTGCTGGCGCTGATAACGGGGATCAGCATCTTGCTGAACAAGCGCGGCGCCTCCTATCTGCTCTGGGCTCTGTTGCTGGTGGTGACCCTGCTCTCCTTTATGCACCATGTGACCGATCCGCTCACCCTCTCGTTCTAG
- a CDS encoding disulfide bond formation protein B, which yields MSLSTSATAAKSDLPQLLDTLGLAGICLTLIVAFYYQLYLAELPCPLCLLQRVGLVVAGFGFMFNLQFGAKGAHYGIVIVGALTTAMIGARQVLLHILPGDPGYGSTFLGLHFYSWSLVSALLIILAVALILMVRDGLAIALPKLGLARWGRIASLLFVLLIAANLISTVLECGAGQCADNPVIYDLLSLR from the coding sequence ATGAGCCTTTCGACCTCTGCCACCGCCGCGAAGAGTGACCTGCCCCAGCTGCTCGATACGCTGGGGCTGGCGGGCATCTGTCTGACCCTGATCGTCGCCTTCTATTACCAGCTCTATCTGGCCGAACTCCCCTGCCCCCTGTGTTTATTGCAGCGGGTCGGCCTGGTCGTCGCCGGTTTCGGCTTTATGTTCAACCTGCAATTTGGCGCAAAAGGGGCCCACTACGGCATCGTGATTGTCGGTGCCCTGACCACCGCCATGATCGGCGCCCGGCAGGTGCTGCTGCATATTCTGCCCGGCGACCCCGGCTATGGTTCCACCTTTCTCGGGCTGCACTTTTATAGCTGGTCGCTGGTCAGCGCCCTGCTGATCATCCTGGCCGTCGCCCTGATATTGATGGTGCGGGACGGGCTCGCTATTGCGCTGCCCAAGCTGGGTCTGGCGCGCTGGGGACGTATCGCCTCCCTGCTGTTTGTTTTGCTGATTGCGGCAAACCTGATCTCTACCGTGCTGGAGTGCGGCGCGGGACAGTGCGCCGATAATCCCGTCATCTATGACCTGCTGAGCCTGCGTTAA